Below is a window of Komagataella phaffii GS115 chromosome 1, complete sequence DNA.
ACCGCGCTAGTCCATTGTTAGATAATTGGTGTTGAGATGTACAATAATAAAAGGTAGTCCCATTACTATTGGCGACCCCTCCCCCGGTGCAAGGTCCTTACTCAAACTCTATGTCTAGAAATCAGAATCATCTAACATGTCTTAAATTCACTTATTCTGTAGCAAGTGGGAAATTCTCTTCTTAGAGGACGAAACAATCTTTCATTCCCCCGCCAATGTTAACCTTCCAAATGCCATTTAACATGAGCCGCGAAGAATTCCTCTCTTCCCTTCAGTCTCCTCTGCCCAACAACGTCTCTATCAACACTAACTCAACCACTGGGAAACCTCGATTCAACCCCGCTTTCCAACTAAAAAATGAGTTATAGCAGTAACCATCTGAGTAACTCAATCAGTCTCAATGTTAAAGGAACACATataattgatgaaaaagacGATTCACAGCTTGTTTCCACAAATGACATAGCTTTACCCAACCAGAAGCCTTTGAATCATGTTGGAATTGATATTGGCGGATCTTTAACCAAAATTGTCTATTCAAGTAAGCTGGAGAACGGGGGAAAACTAAACTTTGAGAGTATTGAAACTAGCAAAGTAGAGCAGATAATTGATAGACTCAAGGAAGTACTCAAACTTCACTATGGCTTCGACCCTGATAGTGACAGTGGCGAACAAAACGAGGTTATAATCATGGCTACTGGAGGTGGCGCGTTCAAATATAACCAGTTGCTGTTGGATGAAATCAAGTGTCCCGTTGTTAAGACTGATGAAATGCAAAGTCTCATAGTGGGATTGGATTTTCTAATCACCCGTATCCCGGATGAGATCTTTACGATCGATGAACACTTTTCTTACAATTCGGTCCAATGTCTGGAAGACCCAAACATTTATCCATACCTACTGGTAAACATAGGTTCAGGAGTGTCCATGATTAAAGTTACGGCCAACAACACGTTCACCCGTGTGAGCGGCTCATCGGTCGGAGGAGGGACACTGTGGGGTCTTCTATCAATCTTAACTGCTGCAAACgactttgatgaaatgCTGGCTCTAGCTCAAGATGGTAATAACGAAAATGTCGATCTACTGGTAGGTGACATCTATGGTCGTGGATATAATAAGATTGGTCTCAGTGCTGACGCCATTGCAGCTTCTATGGGAAAAGCCTTCAAGAAAGTCACTGCTGATGTCAAGATACCAGAAGATGCTTCTGCAGAAGAGATACGCGCTCGACGTTTAGAAAGGTTACTTGCATTTGATCAGAAAGATATTGCCAAATCACTATTGTTTGCAATTTCAAACAACATCGGCCAAATAGCTTTCCTGGAAGCTCAACGATGTGgaatatcaaagattttctttgCAGGCTCATACATCCGAAACCACCCTCAAACAGTCAAGACCCTGAGCTACGCTGTAAAGTTTTGGTCTAACAATCAACAATCTGCGTACTTCTTGCGGCATGAGGGATATCTGGGCAGTCTTGGTGCATTTTTATCAAAGCGGGCATCTGATGATGCCCAATAGAGATTCATTCATGACTTAACTTGATGAAAAGACTTCCTAGTTCAAAATACCACGGACCTAATGTGGTGTCTAATTCAATATCTTGATCAATAGATTTAATTTCAGAGTTAATTTGTTGtatttgcttcttcttgtcCTCATAAAAGTCTTGATTTTCCTTCAGTAATCTTTGCAATCGTTTGATATCCTCGTTACGTTCATCATTCTCCGCCTGCTTGGAGTTCAACTGATCTCTGAACATTTCCAGTCCACTAAATATGTCACCTTCAATATACTTGCCCAGTTCTTTCTCTACACCTTCATACTCTGCTAGTTCCTGCAATTCCTGCTCCATCTGTTGTAATTCcttttttgtttgagaTATCTGATCGGATTTCTGTGACACTTTATTGGCTAACTCAATACTAGAAGCACCCAACTgatccaattctttgacCTGAGTTTTTATCTTACTGTCAACTTCGTCTATATTATCTTTGACCTGGGAGTTTTCCTTTTCTAGTTGAACaatgttgttgttgtctATTAATTTGGGGTTTTCATTTATAATGATCCTTAGAAATTTTTCCTTACTCTCCTGTTCCAAGTATTGAAAGCCAAGTTTCTCAAACTGCGTTTCGTAGAACTTGAGAGAGTTCTCGATCTCTCTAGGATCAATAGTTGTCGCTTCAGTGTATTCCTTGACTAGTTGTTCCATTAGGGGAAGATGTATGTTGTATGGGTTTCTCGCGATATATCGATATATCTGCGCAGGGTAGTAGAAGGACGTGCGCGGAAGATTAAAGTCGTAAAGATGCCCCTGCGACCAATAAAAAAAGACTAAAGGAAATGGATAGGTTGACAGCAGTTCCAGGAGATGGCTCAATTCACTGTTAAAACCTCCGCTTGTCGCTAGTTCTCGAGAGCGCACTCCAGCTGGTGCTCTTCGATGTGGAGCGCTTTCCCCTTCTCTTCtgatatcaaaaaaaatgatCGCGAAACGTCATCATAAACCCATCCCTTCCCTCCCCTCTCACATTATCCATTATTCTCTACTCACATAAATTGGTACATTGTCCAAATGTCTAACCTGGAGAAGCAAATAAggctgaaaaatcttcTGGAATCACTGAATGGCTCCAAATCACAGGctgatttgaagaaagagtCGCAAACGCTGATCGACATATTCAAGCAGACCCGTCAAAAGATGATCCATGATCAACAGAGCAACTTACATCCAGTCACATC
It encodes the following:
- a CDS encoding Pantothenate kinase (ATP:D-pantothenate 4'-phosphotransferase, EC 2.7.1.33), with product MSYSSNHLSNSISLNVKGTHIIDEKDDSQLVSTNDIALPNQKPLNHVGIDIGGSLTKIVYSSKLENGGKLNFESIETSKVEQIIDRLKEVLKLHYGFDPDSDSGEQNEVIIMATGGGAFKYNQLLLDEIKCPVVKTDEMQSLIVGLDFLITRIPDEIFTIDEHFSYNSVQCLEDPNIYPYLLVNIGSGVSMIKVTANNTFTRVSGSSVGGGTLWGLLSILTAANDFDEMLALAQDGNNENVDLLVGDIYGRGYNKIGLSADAIAASMGKAFKKVTADVKIPEDASAEEIRARRLERLLAFDQKDIAKSLLFAISNNIGQIAFLEAQRCGISKIFFAGSYIRNHPQTVKTLSYAVKFWSNNQQSAYFLRHEGYLGSLGAFLSKRASDDAQ